A part of Terriglobus roseus genomic DNA contains:
- a CDS encoding DUF4157 domain-containing protein — translation MGGSTLATRGFDRGQAGFPQREIRNQAALRRSVQQASHTDQEISPENASISNERHGLSLAFRNIPVFPPEDASQPQPPFLSRPVQFAGVQRKLEVGAVDDPLEHEADRMAAHVMRLPSTASVTPPTGMAGGISALRRKSTGPRDSSLSSSPNDSGATAPPIVHEVLRSPGHPLDRKTRSFMEERFASDFSDVRVHVDSQAAQSAAAVRARAYTVGNNVVFGAGNFAPASHEGKRLIAHELTHVLQQGATVLRRDPEKDPQPLKPSTDASEFHADEVKGNKRTYYRGEYREVPDGKGGVDREEVYWVKFNVDEKGVMTASVRTVNSDKSYRSPQLRFKDEFNKALETFKKNGVEVKEFEGDWSYMSPDEASDNLRIYQQGVKGGDTEKDAASNTPTGRVVTKAGFKIVDVRNDPEPQPHLKDEKTSFPRVRARFVRTTDQAPDGPSGGGGGGGSTQGGKTTPQVKGQGGASAPTETDVEPAGGGTGVSPKVKSQGGVSTGADVEPGVTGKTGGTAGKSTGQAPSSGRFGGVGTLALHFGIGAAAAVADAIGAYFKAKFDAKSAQKQTEAFLAIATNKINANPDEAVKKMLANPEATVYAWIHLDNSTISSLGPDALSGDPTLHTSSPLLDLGPIEYVTGPVVPELATSVPKIGGGGLAPTVTRTFIIDVPLATPPLEELIAYAKKRSMPLDDVYVYALNKFQAAASANVAVLETRVQLLQTRQGNDDTWKKFDAEYKKAEKAHDVKRQVAILQTLTSIDQSQLSISAQLNNLEKAAQQSGEKVDYWERMVNLLKPTTP, via the coding sequence TTGGGCGGTTCGACGCTGGCAACGCGTGGATTCGACCGTGGTCAAGCGGGGTTTCCTCAACGAGAGATCAGAAATCAGGCAGCGCTGCGACGTTCGGTGCAGCAGGCTTCGCACACCGATCAAGAGATCAGCCCAGAGAACGCGTCGATCTCAAACGAGCGGCACGGCCTTTCGCTCGCCTTCCGCAACATCCCTGTATTTCCACCTGAAGACGCAAGCCAGCCACAGCCACCTTTCTTGTCCCGTCCAGTGCAGTTCGCAGGCGTCCAGAGAAAACTTGAAGTTGGAGCAGTGGACGATCCGTTGGAGCATGAAGCCGATCGCATGGCTGCGCACGTGATGCGGTTGCCGAGCACAGCATCCGTGACGCCTCCCACAGGGATGGCTGGCGGAATTTCAGCATTGCGGCGCAAGTCCACCGGTCCGCGAGATTCGAGTCTTAGCTCATCGCCCAATGATTCAGGAGCGACTGCCCCGCCTATCGTGCACGAAGTACTGCGTTCGCCTGGTCACCCTCTCGATCGCAAGACTCGGAGCTTTATGGAGGAGCGTTTCGCCAGTGACTTCAGTGATGTCCGCGTTCACGTTGATTCGCAGGCGGCGCAGTCCGCGGCGGCGGTACGTGCGCGTGCTTACACGGTGGGAAACAACGTTGTGTTTGGCGCGGGCAACTTCGCACCGGCCAGCCACGAGGGCAAGCGCCTGATTGCCCATGAACTGACTCATGTTCTGCAGCAGGGCGCGACAGTGCTACGTCGTGATCCGGAAAAAGATCCACAACCTTTGAAACCCTCTACGGATGCGAGCGAATTCCATGCTGACGAGGTAAAGGGCAATAAACGTACCTACTACCGAGGTGAGTATCGGGAGGTGCCAGATGGAAAGGGAGGAGTTGATAGAGAGGAAGTCTATTGGGTGAAATTCAACGTCGACGAGAAAGGGGTGATGACGGCAAGCGTCCGCACCGTCAACTCCGACAAGTCCTATCGCAGCCCACAATTGCGGTTCAAAGATGAGTTCAACAAGGCTCTGGAGACCTTCAAGAAAAACGGCGTCGAAGTGAAGGAGTTTGAAGGCGACTGGAGCTACATGTCCCCGGACGAGGCCTCTGACAATCTGCGGATATACCAGCAGGGGGTCAAGGGAGGAGATACAGAGAAGGACGCCGCCAGCAATACACCCACTGGCAGGGTCGTTACCAAGGCCGGATTCAAGATTGTGGATGTGAGGAATGACCCGGAGCCACAGCCTCACCTGAAAGACGAGAAAACCAGCTTCCCACGTGTGAGGGCGAGGTTTGTCCGAACGACAGACCAAGCGCCGGATGGGCCGTCCGGAGGCGGAGGTGGTGGTGGATCTACGCAGGGCGGGAAGACGACCCCGCAGGTAAAAGGACAGGGCGGAGCCAGTGCTCCCACCGAAACCGACGTTGAGCCCGCGGGTGGAGGCACAGGCGTATCCCCGAAGGTAAAGAGTCAAGGTGGAGTCAGTACGGGAGCTGATGTTGAACCCGGTGTCACAGGGAAAACCGGTGGAACCGCAGGAAAAAGCACAGGGCAGGCTCCATCGTCCGGTCGCTTCGGCGGCGTCGGTACCCTGGCGCTCCACTTTGGCATAGGCGCCGCGGCTGCAGTCGCCGATGCTATTGGTGCCTACTTCAAGGCGAAGTTCGATGCAAAGAGCGCACAGAAACAGACAGAGGCCTTCCTGGCAATCGCGACAAACAAGATCAATGCGAACCCTGACGAAGCGGTGAAGAAGATGCTGGCGAATCCCGAAGCCACGGTCTATGCATGGATTCATCTCGACAATTCAACGATCTCAAGCCTCGGCCCCGACGCATTATCGGGCGACCCCACCCTGCACACCTCTTCTCCCCTATTGGATCTGGGACCGATTGAATATGTGACTGGGCCGGTCGTTCCGGAATTGGCCACTTCGGTGCCCAAAATCGGTGGCGGAGGGCTTGCTCCCACTGTGACGCGCACCTTCATTATCGATGTTCCTCTGGCGACGCCACCTCTTGAGGAATTGATCGCCTACGCGAAAAAACGCAGTATGCCCCTGGACGATGTGTACGTCTATGCTTTGAATAAATTTCAAGCGGCCGCATCGGCGAACGTAGCCGTGCTGGAGACCCGTGTGCAACTCTTGCAGACCCGGCAAGGCAACGACGACACCTGGAAGAAGTTCGACGCGGAGTATAAGAAGGCCGAAAAAGCCCATGACGTTAAGCGGCAGGTGGCCATCTTGCAGACACTCACTTCCATTGATCAATCACAGCTATCCATCTCGGCCCAGCTCAACAACCTGGAAAAAGCGGCGCAACAGTCCGGCGAGAAAGTGGACTATTGGGAGCGCATGGTGAATCTACTCAAGCCAACTACGCCGTGA
- a CDS encoding RNA polymerase sigma factor, with the protein MNDVRKSIEAVWRMESTRLIAAIARVTRDIGVAEELAQDALITALEVWTEEGIPENPAAWLMTAAKRRAIDSLRRGRMLMQKHEEIARELEWQQQRLADAMDHALDQVIEDDVLRLIFTACHPVLAVEGRIALTLRLIGGLTTPEIARAFLVPEKTLAQRIVRAKKTLTEAHVPYETPRGDELHQRVESVLLVVYLIFNEGYAATSGDEWMRSSLCEEALRITRILTQLLPNESEAHALLALMELQASRTAARRDKNGEAILLPDQNRALWDHAQIHRGLNALTQAQKLGGGARTYALQAAIAACHAQARTTEETDWERIVLLYDALMQINPSPIVALNRAVAVSMAQGPAAGLEALDNTIKLTSDTALANYHLFPSVRGDFLMKMGRLKEAKEEIQRALTLTQNQREQELLTKKLQQIEAAIS; encoded by the coding sequence ATGAACGACGTCCGCAAATCGATCGAGGCTGTGTGGAGGATGGAATCCACACGCCTCATCGCGGCCATCGCCCGCGTCACGCGCGACATAGGCGTCGCAGAAGAACTCGCGCAAGACGCCCTCATCACCGCACTCGAAGTGTGGACAGAAGAAGGCATCCCCGAAAATCCCGCAGCATGGCTCATGACCGCAGCCAAACGACGCGCCATCGACTCGCTCCGCCGTGGCCGCATGCTCATGCAGAAACACGAAGAGATCGCGCGCGAACTCGAATGGCAACAGCAACGCCTGGCAGATGCCATGGACCACGCACTCGATCAGGTCATTGAAGATGACGTCCTGCGCCTCATCTTCACCGCATGTCATCCGGTACTCGCCGTAGAAGGCCGCATCGCACTCACACTGCGTCTCATCGGCGGACTCACCACACCAGAGATTGCGCGCGCCTTCCTCGTGCCGGAAAAGACACTCGCACAACGCATCGTTCGCGCCAAGAAAACACTCACCGAAGCGCACGTCCCTTACGAAACACCACGCGGCGACGAGTTACATCAGCGCGTCGAATCCGTCCTCCTCGTCGTCTATCTCATCTTCAACGAGGGCTACGCCGCCACCTCAGGCGACGAGTGGATGCGCTCCTCACTCTGCGAAGAAGCTCTGCGCATCACGCGTATCCTCACACAGCTCCTGCCCAACGAGTCAGAAGCCCACGCCCTTCTCGCACTCATGGAACTGCAGGCCTCACGCACCGCAGCACGCCGAGACAAAAACGGCGAAGCCATCCTGTTACCCGATCAGAACCGAGCCCTCTGGGATCACGCCCAAATCCACCGCGGCTTAAACGCCCTCACACAAGCGCAAAAGCTAGGTGGAGGTGCAAGAACCTACGCTCTGCAAGCCGCCATCGCCGCATGCCACGCACAAGCTCGCACCACGGAAGAAACGGACTGGGAACGCATCGTCCTTCTCTACGACGCGCTGATGCAAATCAACCCATCCCCCATCGTCGCGCTCAATCGAGCCGTAGCCGTCAGCATGGCGCAAGGCCCAGCCGCAGGCCTCGAAGCACTCGACAACACAATCAAACTCACCAGCGACACCGCACTAGCCAACTACCATCTCTTCCCCAGCGTCCGCGGCGACTTCCTCATGAAGATGGGCCGCCTCAAAGAAGCAAAAGAAGAAATCCAACGCGCCCTAACCCTCACCCAAAACCAGCGCGAACAGGAACTACTAACCAAAAAGCTCCAACAAATCGAAGCCGCAATTTCGTAG
- a CDS encoding dihydrofolate reductase family protein — protein MRKLRIFEHISIDGVIEAAGGTYGDWTGPYRTPEGFATVTAMYGENFDLILGRTTYDQWSGYWPKAPSSPMADRLNAATKYIVTHTPDSLAWGPFEAVNDLIEGVRRIKATDGADLIVCGSSTLTSQLIEHGLADELVLLVNPVLLGTGKRLFADGTPARSFHLENSTALSSGIVVNTYKFGGPLQNLK, from the coding sequence ATGAGAAAGCTCAGAATCTTCGAACACATCTCCATCGACGGCGTCATTGAAGCCGCTGGCGGCACCTACGGCGACTGGACTGGCCCCTACCGCACCCCCGAAGGATTCGCCACAGTCACCGCCATGTACGGCGAAAACTTCGACCTCATCCTCGGCCGTACCACCTACGACCAATGGTCCGGTTACTGGCCCAAAGCGCCCAGCAGCCCCATGGCCGACCGCCTGAACGCTGCAACGAAATACATCGTCACCCACACCCCGGACAGCCTCGCATGGGGTCCCTTCGAAGCCGTCAACGATCTCATCGAAGGCGTCCGCCGCATCAAGGCCACAGACGGCGCAGACCTCATCGTCTGCGGCAGCTCCACACTCACCTCGCAACTCATCGAGCATGGACTCGCAGACGAACTCGTCCTCCTCGTTAACCCCGTCCTGCTCGGCACCGGCAAACGCCTCTTCGCAGATGGAACTCCCGCACGCTCATTCCATCTTGAAAACTCAACCGCCCTCTCCTCCGGCATCGTCGTCAACACCTACAAGTTCGGCGGCCCTCTACAAAATCTGAAATAA
- a CDS encoding metallophosphoesterase, translating to MAELHSLSRRSFLRQTFAFSALAAIHPSSLFAQSASFAKPDSGAAHMFMIGDWGTDKYLDQQKAVAVSMAKWMENNQSHPGAMFLLGDNWYGRLPGGVNDPRWNDQFENMYPTNLFPGPAYAVLGNHDYEHHAGFDKVQLQLDYPKQHKTRWTLPDKRYTFTWPEKNPLITFICLDSNLPGTKSWDFSPGSYLMSHADADAQDAWFAEQLRKPRTTPFVAVVCHHPLYTNGVHRDNRILIPRWDPLLRQHKVDFYITGHDHDLQHLEFDGHPTSFVVSGGGGAELVNWSVPPEKRGPFGGKVIGFTHLEAAKDAVILRHVGADANQLHAFRKTTDGKITILNS from the coding sequence TTGGCAGAACTGCATTCTCTATCGCGCCGGTCGTTTCTGCGGCAGACATTCGCGTTTTCGGCTCTTGCGGCGATCCATCCGTCGTCCTTGTTTGCGCAGTCGGCTTCGTTCGCCAAGCCGGATTCCGGGGCGGCGCATATGTTCATGATCGGAGACTGGGGTACGGATAAGTACCTGGACCAGCAGAAGGCTGTGGCTGTGTCCATGGCGAAGTGGATGGAGAATAACCAGAGCCATCCGGGTGCGATGTTCCTGCTGGGGGACAACTGGTATGGACGTCTTCCCGGCGGCGTGAACGATCCGCGATGGAATGACCAGTTCGAGAACATGTATCCCACGAACCTGTTTCCCGGACCTGCTTACGCGGTGCTGGGGAACCATGACTACGAGCACCATGCAGGGTTCGACAAGGTGCAGTTGCAGCTCGACTATCCGAAGCAGCATAAAACACGCTGGACGTTGCCAGACAAGCGATACACCTTTACGTGGCCGGAGAAGAACCCGTTGATCACGTTCATCTGCCTAGACTCGAACCTGCCGGGTACGAAGTCGTGGGACTTTTCGCCGGGAAGCTATCTGATGAGCCATGCTGACGCCGATGCGCAGGACGCATGGTTTGCCGAGCAGTTACGCAAGCCGCGGACGACGCCGTTTGTGGCGGTTGTTTGCCATCATCCGCTGTACACCAACGGTGTTCACCGTGATAACCGCATCCTGATTCCTCGCTGGGATCCTTTGCTGCGCCAGCATAAGGTGGACTTCTACATCACCGGTCATGACCATGACCTGCAGCACCTGGAGTTCGATGGGCATCCGACGTCGTTCGTGGTGAGCGGCGGAGGCGGAGCGGAGCTGGTGAACTGGTCTGTTCCGCCGGAGAAGCGTGGGCCGTTTGGCGGCAAGGTGATCGGGTTCACCCATCTGGAAGCTGCGAAGGATGCGGTGATTCTGCGGCATGTGGGCGCCGATGCGAACCAGTTGCATGCCTTCCGGAAGACAACCGATGGGAAGATTACGATCCTGAATTCATAG
- a CDS encoding site-2 protease family protein, producing the protein MPDYANSNALLPGAVSTEPATVPTPEAIYSCPNCEHWIAEGILACPDCGTLVYSQHLNSIGAAAARAEQEDRLVDARELWLSALPWLPEDASQADQIRQHIASLEGRQQAVDDRQAKWKKRLGPLFPLFVAAVKLKSFFFLIFKLKFLLGFLGYFALYWALFGWKFALGFIAAILVHEMGHYVAVRRRGLRADLPVLLPGLGAYVRWYSEGITMPELAAIALAGPVWGLGAAVACLGLFVWTHQPVFQALAYTGALINLVNLIPVLWFDGAQATYALNRLGRGLLLVSCVLFFGLMHEGVFLFLAAGMAWRMFTPDAPQENSVRTLTVYLALLIALGAFLYFVPDPGAIGRR; encoded by the coding sequence GTGCCGGATTATGCCAACTCGAATGCCCTCCTGCCGGGAGCTGTAAGTACGGAACCGGCCACTGTTCCTACTCCTGAGGCGATCTATTCCTGTCCAAACTGTGAGCATTGGATTGCGGAAGGCATTCTTGCGTGTCCAGATTGCGGCACGCTGGTTTACTCGCAGCATCTGAACAGCATTGGCGCTGCGGCTGCACGAGCAGAGCAGGAAGATCGCTTGGTCGATGCGCGCGAGTTGTGGCTGTCCGCTTTGCCTTGGTTACCGGAAGATGCTTCGCAGGCAGACCAGATCCGTCAGCATATTGCTTCGTTGGAAGGCCGTCAGCAGGCAGTCGATGATCGCCAGGCGAAGTGGAAGAAGCGGCTAGGACCACTGTTTCCGTTGTTCGTGGCCGCCGTGAAGCTGAAGAGTTTCTTCTTCCTCATCTTCAAGCTGAAGTTCCTGCTCGGTTTTCTGGGCTATTTCGCTTTGTATTGGGCGCTTTTCGGCTGGAAATTTGCGCTTGGATTTATCGCAGCAATCCTTGTGCATGAGATGGGGCATTATGTGGCGGTACGCCGGCGGGGGTTGCGGGCGGACCTGCCGGTGTTGCTACCGGGGCTGGGGGCCTATGTCCGCTGGTACAGCGAGGGCATTACGATGCCGGAGCTGGCGGCCATTGCGCTGGCGGGGCCGGTATGGGGATTGGGTGCGGCGGTTGCGTGCCTGGGGCTGTTTGTGTGGACACATCAGCCGGTGTTCCAGGCGCTGGCTTATACCGGTGCACTCATCAACCTGGTGAACCTCATCCCGGTGCTGTGGTTTGACGGTGCGCAGGCGACGTATGCGCTGAACCGGCTGGGACGCGGGTTGCTGCTAGTGTCGTGCGTGCTGTTCTTCGGCCTGATGCATGAGGGAGTGTTCCTGTTCCTGGCTGCAGGTATGGCATGGCGTATGTTTACGCCGGATGCGCCGCAGGAGAACAGTGTGCGGACGCTTACGGTGTATCTGGCGCTACTGATTGCGCTGGGAGCGTTCCTGTACTTCGTGCCTGATCCGGGTGCGATCGGGCGTCGTTAA
- a CDS encoding 3-keto-disaccharide hydrolase: MKTKILFASLLAAALASTVSAQDSKAFLGRWDMTVTPANGKPYAQWIELTDNGGKLEGKYQPRGGAWHPISDANVDGNKLVLGVEPAGRGPAVTWELTSPSAGKLTGVEKRGGESDGSSLAGVTAPKLDRPMPKKWTKPRPLFNGKDLTGWEPIGMVANNKWVARDGELVNDNPEVPGQRIPPAANIKTTEKFQDFKLHIEVNCPEGGNSGIYLRGRYELQVGTEGGKQPTHEMGAIYSWYPPPAGSELGLGKWTTYDVTFVGRHVTVYRDGKLYHDNVEIPGPTGGALDSNEAEPGPFFLQGDHHGVIQYRNITISEPAK; encoded by the coding sequence GTGAAAACCAAGATTCTCTTTGCCTCTCTGTTGGCTGCCGCGCTCGCCTCGACTGTCTCTGCGCAAGACTCCAAAGCATTCCTGGGTCGCTGGGACATGACGGTAACGCCTGCCAACGGTAAGCCGTACGCCCAATGGATTGAGCTGACCGATAACGGCGGCAAGCTGGAAGGCAAGTATCAGCCGCGCGGTGGCGCATGGCACCCGATTTCAGATGCCAATGTGGATGGCAACAAGCTGGTGCTGGGTGTGGAACCTGCTGGCCGAGGCCCGGCGGTGACGTGGGAACTGACGTCGCCCAGTGCAGGAAAGCTGACGGGTGTGGAGAAGCGTGGCGGGGAATCCGATGGCTCGTCGCTGGCCGGTGTGACGGCCCCGAAGCTGGATCGTCCGATGCCGAAGAAGTGGACGAAGCCGCGTCCGCTGTTCAACGGCAAGGACCTGACCGGTTGGGAACCCATCGGTATGGTGGCGAACAACAAGTGGGTGGCTCGTGATGGCGAGCTGGTGAATGACAACCCGGAAGTTCCGGGACAGCGCATTCCTCCTGCGGCAAACATCAAGACGACCGAGAAGTTCCAGGACTTCAAGTTGCACATTGAAGTGAACTGCCCGGAAGGCGGCAACAGCGGTATCTATCTGCGTGGTCGTTATGAACTGCAGGTGGGCACGGAAGGCGGCAAGCAGCCGACGCACGAGATGGGCGCGATCTATAGCTGGTATCCGCCGCCAGCAGGTTCGGAGCTGGGCCTGGGTAAGTGGACAACCTACGACGTTACGTTTGTTGGTCGCCATGTGACGGTGTATCGCGATGGCAAGCTGTATCACGACAACGTGGAGATTCCGGGACCGACCGGCGGCGCACTGGACAGCAATGAAGCTGAGCCGGGACCGTTCTTCCTGCAGGGCGATCACCACGGCGTGATTCAGTATCGGAACATTACGATCTCTGAACCGGCGAAGTAA
- a CDS encoding metal-dependent transcriptional regulator: protein MAKQRVVARRSSESVDDYLKAIYALGGEPPRRVGSSELAKRLGVAPASITNMLQKLSGEKGSLIDYKLGHGVLLSPAGRSRALEIVRHHRLLETFLFQVLGYPIEELHDEAERLEHFISERFEQRIAEKLGDPTRDPHGHCIPAMDGAMPSQHGVDCNCGRP, encoded by the coding sequence ATGGCAAAGCAGAGGGTAGTGGCCCGGCGCAGCAGTGAATCCGTGGACGACTACCTGAAGGCTATCTATGCGCTTGGTGGAGAACCGCCGCGTCGTGTCGGTAGTTCCGAGCTTGCTAAGCGACTTGGTGTGGCACCTGCGTCCATCACCAACATGCTGCAGAAGCTGTCCGGTGAAAAGGGTTCGTTGATCGATTACAAGCTGGGCCACGGTGTGTTGCTTTCGCCCGCAGGTCGTAGCCGTGCGCTGGAGATTGTGCGTCATCACCGTTTGCTGGAGACTTTCCTGTTTCAGGTGCTTGGTTATCCAATAGAAGAACTGCACGACGAAGCAGAACGTTTGGAACACTTCATCTCTGAGCGATTTGAGCAACGCATCGCAGAGAAACTTGGCGATCCGACACGCGATCCTCATGGTCACTGCATCCCGGCTATGGATGGTGCCATGCCTTCGCAGCATGGCGTGGACTGCAACTGCGGTCGTCCCTAG
- a CDS encoding YciI family protein, with amino-acid sequence MPQFLVAVQHPNNYDPSLEGDDMIRDISELNQQMDAAGARFFAGGLESTDHAKSLRKQANGNVTVTDGPYLEAKEYIGGFWILECADMDEALTWARKAVVACRVPVEVREFLRIRPQRKSN; translated from the coding sequence ATGCCGCAATTCCTCGTTGCAGTGCAGCACCCCAACAACTACGACCCCTCGCTGGAAGGCGACGACATGATCCGCGACATCAGCGAGCTAAACCAGCAGATGGACGCCGCAGGCGCCCGCTTCTTCGCTGGTGGCCTCGAATCGACGGACCACGCAAAATCGCTGCGCAAACAAGCCAATGGCAACGTGACCGTCACAGACGGTCCTTATCTCGAAGCCAAGGAATACATCGGCGGCTTCTGGATTCTCGAATGCGCCGACATGGACGAAGCTCTCACCTGGGCACGCAAAGCCGTCGTCGCCTGCCGCGTCCCCGTTGAAGTACGCGAGTTCCTCAGAATCCGCCCGCAAAGAAAATCCAACTAA
- a CDS encoding YciI family protein: MRFMMIVIPKGYESAPPDSAPSAEAVAKMMEYNKALQKAGVLLGLDGLLPPSTGARVSFDNTGKPTVTDGPFAEAKEVIGGYWIIQVRSREEAIEWAKRAPFDENGIIEVRQIQEMADFPEDVQKAAEGFDQLKNNTR, encoded by the coding sequence ATGCGTTTCATGATGATCGTCATTCCCAAAGGCTACGAATCCGCACCACCCGACTCTGCACCCTCCGCCGAAGCCGTAGCCAAAATGATGGAGTACAACAAGGCACTGCAAAAGGCAGGCGTCCTCCTCGGACTTGATGGCCTTCTGCCGCCATCCACCGGCGCACGCGTCTCTTTCGACAACACAGGCAAACCCACCGTCACCGACGGCCCCTTTGCAGAAGCCAAAGAAGTCATCGGTGGCTACTGGATCATTCAGGTGCGCTCTCGCGAAGAAGCCATCGAGTGGGCCAAGCGCGCGCCCTTCGACGAGAACGGAATCATTGAAGTACGCCAGATTCAGGAAATGGCCGACTTCCCCGAAGACGTCCAGAAGGCCGCAGAAGGCTTCGACCAACTCAAGAACAACACTCGGTAA